The following proteins come from a genomic window of Candidatus Paceibacterota bacterium:
- a CDS encoding ATP-dependent DNA helicase: MKKDEKFVELYKNLNPEQKKAVDTIDGPVMVIAGPGTGKTKVLTMRIAKILAEGLSPADGILCLTFTNTGVKAVRERLTEIIGPSALRVVISTFHSFASSLIEEFYEELSLERPPKLLDEKDAVLLYDELLENNDWECLRLRSGGEHNFGDLKSLISLLKRERMVPAVFAKEIESEVVRIQNNPESLSSRGPTKGQLKSAEKEKVKNLEGRTAETARFYELYERTKKARNLVDYDDILDYLLELVSKSSEVRDTIRERFLYVLVDEHQDSSGVQNGFLSAVWADVEKPNIFVVGDDRQLIYGFGGASLSHFQNFLETFQGTKLIALTQNYRSTQNILDLAGELLQSDLVKEPLVGNKAGSQAIRLIEAQYPRDEILSAGLEIKKKIEEGIAPHECALLVPKQAQVRTAVAVLRDLGLPVARGKSARLLGLPVTQSLLRIFRVIASPADPVYLGELLLDTISGVPFLQAHKFLRLQGKKISLESFEKAENEIKQLGELVVGFVKVGREKDVYELIQYVGAELFFQNADSHRKLLTEIEVVRTLLHLALVSMEKNHKLTLSNFLEFLDRLESYGEDVPLAVFESDEGVRVSTMHGSKGLEFEYVWIAHLDENSIMKGRHSGFTLPESIKEKIAKKDELTARRELYVAITRAKRHSTLSYPVMSYSGNDLKLAKVIAEMPEGLFERRSAGETEKSIQAENLFAYVAATPIVVPEDARKEIVEFVKKEYSDRSLSVTHLNNFFSCPWKWYFRNFIRLPEPESESLHFGNLVHSAIEKILKNKITAPKELPVLISGVLDELLIWDDRERVRFSRDAFAILEPLVVDFVPKLGEARSETNIASYRDPDVPNIAITGKIDLIEALPDGTSSVTDFKTGKVKTRKEIEKNTEDGRMSDLLRQLAMYSYLLMQVKNEKPVSLSRLFFVEAEVGDRDRFYERQIGSTEIELLRKDIKDYNFLLSSGKWLDLPCNFKPFGRQKECEYCVLAKNFKSSLSV; the protein is encoded by the coding sequence GTGAAAAAAGACGAAAAATTTGTTGAGCTGTACAAGAATCTCAATCCGGAGCAGAAAAAGGCCGTAGATACTATTGATGGCCCAGTGATGGTAATTGCCGGGCCGGGTACTGGTAAGACCAAAGTCTTGACGATGCGAATTGCGAAAATTCTGGCGGAAGGCTTGTCGCCGGCCGATGGGATTTTATGTCTAACTTTTACTAATACCGGCGTGAAGGCCGTGCGTGAGCGTTTGACCGAAATCATCGGACCATCGGCCCTGCGCGTGGTTATTTCCACTTTTCACAGTTTTGCCAGTTCCTTGATTGAAGAGTTTTATGAGGAGTTATCCTTGGAGCGCCCCCCGAAATTGCTTGATGAAAAAGATGCGGTTCTGCTTTATGATGAATTGCTTGAAAACAATGACTGGGAGTGTTTGCGTTTACGGAGTGGTGGCGAGCACAATTTCGGCGATTTAAAGTCCCTAATTTCACTTTTAAAGCGCGAGAGAATGGTGCCGGCAGTTTTCGCCAAAGAGATTGAATCGGAAGTTGTGAGAATTCAAAATAATCCCGAAAGTTTGTCTTCGCGTGGACCCACGAAGGGTCAATTGAAGTCGGCAGAAAAAGAGAAGGTCAAAAATCTTGAAGGGCGCACGGCGGAGACGGCTAGGTTTTACGAACTTTACGAGCGGACTAAAAAGGCACGCAATCTTGTTGATTACGATGATATTTTGGACTATTTGCTTGAGCTGGTTTCGAAGTCGTCTGAAGTTCGCGACACGATTCGTGAGCGTTTTCTCTATGTCCTGGTTGATGAGCACCAGGATTCAAGTGGGGTACAAAATGGTTTTTTGAGTGCTGTTTGGGCGGATGTCGAGAAACCAAATATTTTTGTGGTTGGTGACGATCGTCAGCTTATTTACGGTTTCGGCGGAGCTTCTTTGTCACATTTTCAGAATTTTCTTGAAACGTTTCAGGGTACCAAGCTGATTGCGCTCACGCAAAATTACCGCTCGACTCAGAATATTTTGGATTTGGCCGGGGAACTGCTTCAAAGTGATTTGGTTAAAGAGCCGCTTGTCGGTAACAAGGCCGGGTCGCAAGCGATTCGTTTGATTGAGGCGCAGTATCCTCGAGACGAAATTTTGTCGGCCGGTCTTGAAATTAAGAAAAAAATTGAGGAAGGAATCGCCCCTCACGAGTGTGCCTTGTTGGTGCCCAAACAAGCCCAGGTCAGGACGGCGGTCGCGGTTCTTAGGGATTTGGGTTTGCCGGTGGCGCGAGGTAAATCTGCCAGGCTTTTGGGTTTGCCGGTGACGCAATCCTTGCTACGGATTTTTCGGGTAATCGCCTCACCGGCGGATCCTGTTTATTTGGGTGAACTCTTGCTGGATACTATTTCTGGCGTACCGTTTCTTCAGGCTCATAAATTTTTACGTCTGCAAGGTAAGAAAATTTCACTTGAGTCGTTTGAAAAAGCGGAGAACGAAATCAAACAATTAGGCGAACTTGTTGTCGGCTTTGTCAAGGTTGGACGAGAGAAGGATGTCTATGAACTTATTCAATATGTCGGCGCGGAATTATTTTTCCAGAATGCCGACAGCCACAGAAAACTGCTTACCGAAATTGAAGTGGTACGGACTTTGCTGCACTTGGCCCTGGTTTCAATGGAAAAGAATCATAAGCTGACTTTGTCGAATTTCCTGGAATTTCTTGATCGGCTTGAATCTTACGGTGAAGATGTGCCGCTAGCGGTTTTCGAAAGTGATGAGGGGGTAAGGGTGAGCACGATGCACGGCTCTAAGGGTTTGGAATTTGAATACGTTTGGATTGCGCATTTGGATGAGAATTCGATTATGAAAGGGAGGCACTCAGGCTTTACCTTGCCGGAATCAATCAAAGAGAAGATTGCTAAGAAGGATGAGTTAACCGCGAGACGTGAGCTCTACGTGGCGATTACCCGCGCCAAACGTCACTCGACGCTATCTTATCCGGTTATGAGTTATTCCGGGAATGATTTGAAGTTGGCCAAGGTGATTGCGGAAATGCCCGAGGGACTTTTTGAAAGAAGGAGTGCCGGAGAGACAGAAAAAAGTATTCAAGCTGAAAATTTATTCGCTTATGTTGCGGCGACTCCGATTGTTGTCCCGGAGGATGCCAGGAAAGAAATTGTCGAGTTTGTAAAGAAAGAGTACTCGGACCGGTCACTGTCGGTCACGCATCTCAACAACTTTTTTAGCTGCCCTTGGAAGTGGTATTTTAGGAACTTTATCCGTTTGCCTGAGCCGGAGTCTGAGAGTCTACATTTTGGTAATCTCGTTCACTCGGCGATTGAAAAAATTTTAAAAAATAAAATTACTGCCCCAAAGGAGTTGCCGGTTTTGATTTCGGGAGTATTGGATGAACTCTTGATTTGGGATGATCGCGAAAGGGTTCGATTTTCTAGAGATGCATTCGCAATTTTGGAACCTTTGGTTGTCGATTTTGTGCCTAAACTTGGCGAAGCTCGGTCAGAGACAAACATTGCTTCTTATCGAGACCCCGACGTTCCGAATATTGCGATTACCGGAAAAATTGATTTGATTGAGGCTTTGCCTGACGGCACTTCTTCCGTCACTGATTTTAAAACTGGTAAGGTTAAAACCCGAAAGGAGATTGAGAAGAATACGGAGGATGGGCGAATGAGTGATCTGTTGCGTCAGCTGGCCATGTATTCATATTTGTTGATGCAGGTAAAAAATGAAAAACCGGTATCGCTCTCACGACTTTTCTTTGTCGAGGCTGAGGTTGGTGATAGGGATAGATTTTATGAAAGACAGATTGGCTCTACTGAGATTGAACTTTTACGCAAGGACATCAAAGATTACAACTTCCTGCTTTCTTCGGGTAAGTGGCTCGACTTACCTTGTAATTTTAAACCTTTTGGTAGGCAAAAAGAGTGCGAGTATTGCGTTCTGGCAAAAAATTTCAAATCGAGTCTGTCAGTTTAG
- the rpoC gene encoding DNA-directed RNA polymerase subunit beta', whose translation MLKQIKKEDLLDFNAVALRLASPERIKEWSHGEVTKPETINYRTQRSEKSGLFDEKIFGPDRDHECYCGKYRGIRYKGIVCEKCGVEITRSIVRRERMGHIELASPVSHIWFLRSMPSRIGLILGMPAAELEKVIYFASYIITKVVPAQKERVLKELDSEYKSKVKSVNDEKTKEALKELLLTTKKEIEDVKEGAIIDEVTYHKYSVKYGGLFEASIGAEAVFNLLKGIDLKKLLVTVTEQLETVSAAEREKLQKRVSLVKSMVRSGVRPEWMFLTSIPVIPPALRPMVALDGGRYATSDVNDLYRRVINRNNRLQKLKEISAPEVILRNEKRILQEAVDSLLDNSIRHGSNSAGALSQAQKRPLKSLADNLKGKRGLLRGNLLGKRVDYSGRSVIVVGPTLRLNQCGLPKHMALELFRPFVISKILEKELAYNIRGAGRLIDEGVPEVWAILEDIIKDKYVLLNRAPTLHRLGIQAFQPILIEGNAIQVHPLVCTAFNADFDGDQMAVHVPLSKEAQMEAREIMASDKNILKPGSGDPIISAKLLDIIFGCYWMTKLEENGLGEGKIFPGPNSAITARTYGVVGIRSKIKILANDSKKFSGFNGEIFETSVGRLLFNGVLPEDYPYINKEINKKALAKIIDDVMGRYGIDKTPEILDRIKAFGFKYATVSGVTWGIDDVMIPEEKTEIVAKAKKKASEVKEQFNEGLLSEEEKRRINIEIWQSAKTELEKVIPNSLDQNGPVHDMVESGARGSLGNITQMVGMKGLIQSTSGETIEFPILSCMKEGLTPIEYFITTHGSRKGLTDTALNTAKAGYLTRRLFDVAHDVIITEDDCGTKEGAIIRKDLSLGMDVSIAKSIKGRFLPDDLVHNGKVLFKKGHLLTKVEAQEIEDAQITEVKVRSPLTCKTSQGICAKCYGLDLGKGKPVELGEAVGTVAAQAIGEPGTQLTMRTFHAGGTASVGGDITQGLPRVEEVFEKRSPKNPAVVNRVDGMVTEIKTDGKEKIIVVTPEIHDKSKTKKKAEVEYLVHYKRMPLVKVGDKVLKGDIITDGSADIDEVFKYAGKERAESYIISEVSKLYELQGERVARRHIEIIVRQMFSRKRVKEAGDSEFSVGDVIENRHLSQVNDEIKEKNLLEAKADSVVMGITEVSLSRRSFLSAASFQHTSRVLISSAVRGSVDHLAGLKENVILGRLIPAGTGFRGSPKEIMLRSIKQEVREDYFDGSGEAY comes from the coding sequence ATGTTAAAACAAATTAAAAAAGAAGACCTCCTAGATTTCAATGCCGTCGCGTTGCGTCTGGCCTCGCCGGAGAGAATCAAAGAGTGGTCACACGGGGAAGTCACCAAGCCGGAAACTATCAATTACCGAACTCAAAGAAGCGAGAAGAGCGGTCTTTTCGACGAGAAAATTTTCGGCCCGGATCGAGACCATGAATGTTACTGCGGAAAGTACCGAGGTATCCGTTATAAAGGAATTGTCTGCGAGAAGTGTGGGGTTGAAATTACTCGTTCAATTGTGAGACGGGAGCGCATGGGTCATATCGAATTGGCCTCGCCGGTTTCTCATATTTGGTTCTTGCGCAGTATGCCATCTCGAATCGGTTTGATTTTGGGTATGCCGGCCGCCGAATTGGAGAAGGTTATCTATTTTGCCAGCTACATCATCACCAAAGTTGTGCCGGCTCAAAAAGAGCGGGTGCTAAAAGAATTGGATTCCGAATACAAGAGCAAAGTTAAGTCGGTTAACGATGAAAAGACCAAGGAAGCCCTAAAAGAGCTTTTGCTTACCACCAAGAAAGAAATCGAAGATGTTAAAGAGGGGGCAATTATCGACGAAGTCACTTATCACAAATATTCAGTTAAATACGGCGGTTTATTTGAAGCTTCAATCGGCGCCGAGGCGGTCTTCAACTTGCTCAAGGGTATTGATTTGAAAAAATTGTTGGTGACAGTCACTGAACAACTTGAAACTGTGAGTGCGGCTGAGCGCGAAAAATTGCAGAAGCGAGTTTCGTTGGTTAAATCCATGGTGCGCTCGGGCGTCAGGCCAGAGTGGATGTTTCTAACCAGCATTCCGGTTATCCCGCCGGCCCTTCGACCGATGGTGGCGCTTGATGGTGGTCGCTATGCCACTTCTGATGTGAACGATCTTTACCGACGAGTTATCAATCGAAACAATCGATTACAAAAGCTCAAGGAAATCAGTGCGCCGGAGGTTATTTTGCGAAACGAAAAAAGAATTCTACAAGAAGCGGTAGATTCGCTTTTGGACAACTCAATCAGACACGGTAGTAATTCGGCCGGCGCTTTAAGCCAAGCTCAAAAGCGACCGCTCAAATCTTTGGCCGACAACCTGAAAGGCAAGCGCGGATTGCTAAGAGGTAATCTCTTGGGTAAACGAGTCGACTATTCCGGTCGATCCGTCATTGTGGTTGGTCCGACCTTGCGCCTAAATCAGTGTGGCTTGCCAAAGCACATGGCACTAGAGCTTTTCCGACCATTCGTTATTTCAAAGATTTTGGAGAAAGAATTGGCTTATAACATTAGAGGTGCTGGTCGCTTGATCGACGAAGGAGTGCCGGAGGTTTGGGCCATTTTGGAAGATATTATTAAAGACAAGTATGTGCTCCTAAACCGAGCGCCGACTTTGCACCGCCTTGGTATTCAGGCCTTTCAGCCGATTCTGATTGAAGGCAACGCCATCCAGGTTCACCCGTTGGTTTGTACCGCTTTCAACGCCGACTTCGACGGTGACCAAATGGCCGTTCATGTGCCGTTGTCCAAAGAAGCTCAAATGGAAGCCAGAGAAATTATGGCCTCGGACAAAAACATCCTGAAACCGGGATCTGGTGACCCAATCATCTCCGCTAAATTGCTCGACATTATTTTCGGGTGTTACTGGATGACCAAGTTGGAGGAAAACGGTTTGGGTGAGGGCAAAATTTTCCCAGGACCAAACAGCGCGATTACCGCTCGAACCTACGGTGTTGTCGGTATCCGCTCAAAAATTAAAATCTTGGCCAATGACAGCAAAAAGTTCAGTGGCTTCAATGGCGAAATTTTCGAGACCTCAGTTGGCCGACTGTTATTTAACGGCGTACTACCCGAAGACTACCCTTATATCAATAAAGAAATCAATAAGAAGGCTCTAGCTAAGATTATTGATGATGTCATGGGTCGTTATGGTATCGACAAAACTCCGGAAATTCTCGACCGGATCAAAGCTTTCGGTTTCAAATACGCTACGGTTTCGGGTGTCACTTGGGGCATTGACGATGTTATGATCCCAGAGGAGAAAACCGAGATTGTCGCGAAAGCCAAAAAGAAAGCCAGCGAAGTTAAGGAGCAATTTAATGAAGGTCTGCTCTCCGAGGAAGAAAAGCGCCGAATCAATATTGAAATTTGGCAGTCTGCTAAAACCGAGCTGGAAAAAGTTATTCCTAACAGTTTGGATCAGAATGGCCCGGTTCATGACATGGTGGAATCCGGTGCTCGAGGTTCACTCGGCAACATCACCCAAATGGTTGGTATGAAAGGTTTGATTCAGAGCACGAGCGGTGAAACTATCGAATTCCCGATTCTTTCTTGTATGAAGGAAGGTCTTACTCCGATTGAATACTTCATTACAACCCACGGTTCTCGAAAGGGTCTGACTGACACCGCTCTAAACACCGCCAAAGCCGGTTATCTAACCCGACGCCTTTTCGATGTGGCTCACGATGTGATTATTACTGAAGATGATTGCGGTACCAAAGAGGGTGCAATTATCAGGAAAGACCTTTCTCTTGGTATGGATGTCTCAATTGCCAAGAGCATCAAGGGTAGATTTCTACCAGATGATTTGGTTCATAATGGCAAAGTGCTTTTCAAAAAGGGGCATTTGCTGACTAAAGTCGAGGCGCAAGAAATTGAGGACGCTCAAATTACAGAAGTTAAAGTACGCTCGCCTTTGACCTGCAAAACCTCTCAAGGTATTTGTGCCAAGTGTTATGGCTTGGATCTTGGTAAAGGCAAACCGGTAGAATTGGGTGAGGCTGTCGGTACTGTGGCTGCTCAAGCGATTGGTGAGCCGGGAACTCAACTTACTATGCGTACTTTCCACGCCGGTGGTACCGCTTCAGTTGGTGGCGACATCACTCAAGGTCTGCCTCGAGTCGAGGAAGTCTTTGAAAAACGCAGTCCGAAAAATCCGGCCGTGGTGAATCGGGTTGATGGAATGGTCACAGAAATCAAAACTGACGGTAAGGAGAAGATTATTGTTGTCACCCCGGAAATTCATGATAAGAGCAAAACTAAGAAGAAAGCCGAAGTTGAGTATCTCGTTCACTACAAACGCATGCCTTTGGTTAAAGTTGGCGACAAAGTTTTGAAGGGCGATATTATCACCGACGGTTCGGCTGATATCGACGAAGTCTTCAAATATGCCGGCAAAGAACGAGCCGAAAGCTATATCATTAGCGAAGTTTCCAAACTTTATGAATTGCAGGGTGAACGAGTAGCTCGTCGACACATCGAAATCATTGTTCGTCAGATGTTCTCGCGAAAGCGAGTCAAAGAAGCCGGTGACAGCGAATTTTCAGTGGGTGATGTCATCGAGAATCGACACCTTAGCCAAGTCAATGACGAGATTAAAGAAAAGAATTTACTCGAAGCCAAGGCTGATTCGGTGGTCATGGGTATTACCGAAGTTTCCTTGTCACGACGCAGTTTCTTGTCGGCGGCTTCCTTCCAACACACCAGCCGAGTTTTGATCTCGAGTGCCGTTCGGGGCAGTGTCGATCATCTCGCCGGTCTGAAAGAAAATGTTATCCTTGGCCGCTTGATTCCAGCCGGTACCGGTTTCCGTGGCAGTCCAAAAGAAATTATGCTTCGAAGCATTAAACAGGAAGTGCGAGAAGATTATTTTGACGGTAGTGGCGAAGCCTACTAG
- a CDS encoding sigma-70 family RNA polymerase sigma factor — MPKKTTKRQVGKKKASTKKASSKPKKKVAKVKAKKTGVKPKVAGKKPDRKHRDWLSKAEKLITKGRERGFVTYDEILKEFPNIEQDVMFLDELYNKLSVAGIDILEGGGMLEIDAPEAVAPSRKYSYSRGDSSYDSIQIYLKEIGQYPLISAVTEKDLAKRIEKGDEEAKNLLARANLRLVVSIAKKYVGRSPDLTLLDLIQEGNLGLFKAVDKFDWTKGYKFSTYATWWIRQAITRALADQSRTIRVPVHMVETIAKYKQVVRRLSQDLGREPLPEEIATEMGLDVEKVYSIEKIDQDTVSLESPVGDEGDDGKSTLGDFLPDDKILSPDQESSRRILADQVKQILGDLSPKERKILEMRHGLMDGITHTLEEVGKEFGVTRERIRQIEAKAHEKIRQHERVNRLRNY, encoded by the coding sequence ATGCCCAAAAAAACTACTAAACGCCAAGTTGGCAAGAAGAAAGCCTCCACAAAGAAAGCCTCTTCAAAGCCAAAAAAGAAGGTTGCCAAAGTAAAAGCCAAAAAAACGGGGGTTAAGCCGAAGGTTGCCGGGAAAAAGCCCGACCGGAAGCATCGGGATTGGCTATCTAAGGCTGAAAAATTAATTACGAAAGGCCGAGAACGCGGCTTTGTGACCTACGACGAGATTCTCAAGGAATTTCCGAACATTGAACAGGATGTGATGTTTTTGGATGAGCTCTACAACAAACTTTCGGTGGCCGGTATCGATATTTTGGAGGGGGGAGGCATGTTGGAGATTGATGCGCCGGAAGCTGTCGCGCCGAGCCGAAAATATTCCTATAGCCGAGGCGATTCATCTTACGACTCCATTCAGATCTATCTTAAGGAGATTGGCCAGTATCCTTTGATTTCCGCCGTAACCGAAAAAGATTTGGCTAAGCGAATTGAGAAGGGTGACGAAGAGGCAAAAAATCTGCTCGCACGCGCCAACCTGCGTTTGGTGGTTTCGATTGCTAAAAAATATGTTGGCCGCAGTCCTGATCTAACCTTGCTCGACTTGATTCAAGAGGGCAACCTCGGCCTTTTCAAGGCCGTTGATAAATTTGATTGGACCAAAGGCTACAAGTTTTCGACCTATGCCACCTGGTGGATTAGGCAAGCGATTACTAGAGCCTTGGCCGACCAGTCGCGCACGATTCGCGTGCCGGTGCACATGGTGGAAACAATCGCCAAATACAAACAAGTTGTTAGACGCCTGTCACAGGACTTGGGCCGAGAACCTTTGCCGGAAGAAATTGCGACCGAAATGGGTCTGGATGTTGAAAAGGTTTATTCAATTGAAAAAATTGACCAAGATACCGTTTCTCTGGAATCACCGGTTGGTGATGAGGGTGACGACGGTAAATCGACCCTGGGTGACTTTTTGCCGGATGATAAAATCCTTTCACCGGATCAGGAATCCTCGAGACGAATTTTGGCTGACCAAGTCAAACAAATTTTGGGCGATCTTTCACCGAAGGAGAGAAAGATTTTGGAAATGCGTCATGGTTTGATGGACGGTATTACTCATACTCTCGAAGAAGTGGGGAAGGAGTTCGGGGTCACGCGCGAACGAATTCGTCAGATTGAAGCCAAGGCCCACGAAAAAATCCGCCAGCACGAGAGAGTGAACCGACTGCGAAACTATTAA
- the dnaG gene encoding DNA primase, whose translation MSSTASKIKERLSIEDVVEPYVKLTRAGANLKGRCPFHNEKTPSFFVSPDRGTYYCFGCGAKGDIFSFVQQIDGLDFVGALKLLGERAGVPVVFENPAVKDEREKLFEAMEEAAKFYEENLVQNSEAKDYLLKRGLTEKTISDFRLGYALNDWHTLEHELAGRKFSEEILLRAGLVKKSEGRVYDTFRDRIAFPICDASSRVVAFSGRILHDDGKSAKYLNSPETPLFTKSKIFFGFDKAKQQIRTLNYSILVEGQMDLLMSHQAGFINTVASSGTALSEEQLVLLNRLSSRIIMAFDADGAGYKAALRSTQLALERGFEVKVANLPADEDPASLILKDKEAWKKVIKESTDVIDFALKRAIEKGGRDKVKAVRQEVLPYVAFLESAIEKSQAVAKVARALGVKEEAVWEDLGKVRHQEERQIEKEEVAEGPKVTRKNYIGKRLIAILYWQRLAATPLISVAEMEQKFKEILGVEKFAEVDKFYEKKATELSFEAEVAYADANKLDREVAELFSEFYKENLRSELSAAMVELREAEVLGDKAKAEKILKQCHEISLKLKT comes from the coding sequence ATGAGCAGTACCGCTTCAAAAATTAAAGAGCGGCTCTCGATTGAAGATGTGGTTGAGCCATATGTGAAGCTGACGCGCGCCGGCGCCAATCTAAAAGGCCGGTGCCCATTTCACAATGAAAAAACGCCGTCTTTTTTCGTGTCGCCGGATCGCGGAACTTACTACTGCTTCGGTTGCGGGGCGAAAGGTGATATTTTCAGTTTTGTTCAGCAAATTGACGGTCTGGATTTTGTTGGCGCCTTGAAGCTTTTGGGTGAACGCGCGGGAGTGCCGGTGGTTTTTGAAAATCCCGCCGTTAAAGATGAAAGAGAAAAATTGTTTGAGGCAATGGAGGAAGCGGCCAAGTTTTATGAAGAAAATTTGGTGCAAAATTCTGAAGCGAAAGATTATCTCTTAAAAAGGGGATTGACCGAAAAGACTATCTCGGACTTCCGGCTGGGATACGCGTTAAATGATTGGCACACTCTTGAGCACGAGCTTGCGGGTCGAAAGTTTAGCGAGGAAATCTTGCTTAGGGCCGGTTTGGTTAAGAAATCTGAAGGCCGAGTCTATGACACCTTCCGAGACCGGATTGCTTTTCCGATTTGTGATGCTTCCAGTCGGGTTGTGGCTTTTTCCGGCCGAATTCTTCACGACGACGGCAAGTCGGCCAAGTATCTCAATAGTCCGGAAACTCCGCTTTTCACCAAATCGAAAATATTTTTTGGCTTTGATAAGGCGAAACAGCAGATTCGGACTCTTAATTATTCTATTTTGGTTGAGGGGCAGATGGATTTACTAATGTCCCACCAGGCCGGATTTATCAACACAGTAGCTTCTTCTGGCACAGCGCTCTCCGAAGAACAATTGGTTCTTTTGAATCGGCTGTCATCAAGAATTATCATGGCTTTTGATGCTGATGGTGCGGGTTATAAAGCGGCCCTAAGAAGCACCCAACTGGCTCTGGAAAGGGGGTTTGAGGTGAAAGTTGCCAATTTGCCGGCCGACGAGGATCCGGCCTCGCTCATTCTTAAAGACAAAGAGGCTTGGAAAAAGGTCATCAAAGAAAGCACTGATGTAATTGATTTTGCCCTAAAGCGAGCGATTGAAAAAGGTGGCCGCGACAAAGTTAAGGCAGTCCGTCAGGAAGTTTTACCTTATGTAGCATTTTTGGAGAGCGCGATTGAGAAGTCCCAAGCCGTTGCCAAAGTTGCCAGGGCACTCGGGGTGAAAGAAGAGGCCGTCTGGGAAGATTTGGGCAAGGTCAGGCATCAGGAAGAAAGGCAGATCGAAAAGGAGGAGGTGGCGGAAGGTCCAAAAGTCACTCGCAAAAATTATATCGGCAAACGCCTAATTGCGATTCTTTATTGGCAGAGATTGGCCGCGACACCGTTAATCTCGGTTGCCGAGATGGAACAAAAATTTAAGGAAATTTTAGGGGTCGAAAAATTTGCGGAGGTAGATAAGTTTTATGAGAAGAAAGCAACCGAGTTATCCTTTGAGGCCGAAGTGGCCTATGCTGATGCCAATAAATTGGATCGAGAAGTCGCGGAGTTGTTCAGTGAGTTTTATAAGGAAAACCTAAGGTCAGAGCTAAGTGCGGCCATGGTCGAATTGAGAGAAGCCGAAGTTTTGGGTGATAAAGCTAAAGCTGAAAAGATTTTAAAGCAGTGCCACGAAATTTCGCTCAAACTTAAGACCTGA